One Phoenix dactylifera cultivar Barhee BC4 unplaced genomic scaffold, palm_55x_up_171113_PBpolish2nd_filt_p 000298F, whole genome shotgun sequence DNA window includes the following coding sequences:
- the LOC103706359 gene encoding FCS-Like Zinc finger 1-like, translated as MDTSSSLSSSSSFSSSLNASSSIFGSPGLEADANANPSFPYTPSATGRRWRPRFFSESISGSGDAHHFLDTCFLCKKPIAAYDDVFMYRGDEPFCSEECREEQIKMDEALENNRKKFSPASSTTSSSIRNSSSSSASSTTIKHKPSLIIGQNSHNVHAMVTGY; from the exons ATGgacacctcctcctccctctcatcCTCCTCATCCTTCTCATCATCCCTCAACGCTTCCTCCAGCATTTTTGGTTCCCCCGGCCTTGAAGCGGACGCTAACGCCAACCCCTCCTTCCCCTACACCCCTTCCGCTACCGGGCGGCGGTGGAGGCCCAGGTTCTTCTCCGAGTCCATCTCCGGCAGCGGCGACGCTCACCACTTCCTTGACACCTGCTTTCTGTGCAAGAAGCCCATCGCTGCCTACGACGACGTCTTCATGTACAG AGGGGACGAGCCGTTTTGTAGCGAGGAGTGCAGGGAGGAGCAGATCAAGATGGATGAGGCGCTGGAGAATAACCGCAAGAAATTCTCTCCTGCTTCTTCTACTACTTCTTCTTCTATCAGAaactcttcttcttcgtccgcatCGTCGACAACGATAAAGCACAAGCCAAGCCTCATCATCGGTCAAAACTCCCACAACGTTCATGCCATGGTTACTGGCTACTAG